One Engystomops pustulosus chromosome 11, aEngPut4.maternal, whole genome shotgun sequence DNA window includes the following coding sequences:
- the LRRC23 gene encoding leucine-rich repeat-containing protein 23: MSDAEDEVLDEEQEGEEPLEEANEDREGVEEEDEDKGEEKEEEEEEEEEKEKDEPPPHVPLTEEMLKEGLSLLCKTGNGLAHAYVKLEVNDKELTDISILESFIHLRYVDLSQNSLRDLSPLASLTHLLSLRADHNQLVSVSGLGELPYLQRASLAQNRILNLQGIAHPRLESLNLIGNELRSLESLDCSRLNGLHTLELRGNKLQSTAGLYLPNLRELYLAQNNIKTLEGLENLIHLTSLHLRDNQLETLDGFSQNMLALQYLNLRGNLISRLQEVEKLKVLPMLRALVLRENPCEEEDGYRLETLIALPRLERLDKDFFEEEERTEAEETQKSRMEDGIADS, encoded by the exons ATGTCGGACGCAGAAGATGAGGTTCTGGATGAGGAGCAGGAAGGTGAAGAACCTTTAGAAGAAGCAAATGAAGACAGAGAAGGAGTTGAAGAGGAAGACGAAGATaagggagaggagaaggaagaagaagaggaggaagaagaagaaaaggagaaaGATGAG cCCCCTCCTCATGTGCCACTAACTGAAGAGATGCTGAAGGAAggactgtcactgctgtgtaagACTGGGAATGGCCTCGCTCACGCCTATGTTAAATTAGAAGTGAACGACAA GGAGCTCACAGACATCTCAATCCTTGAGTCTTTCATACATCTCCGTTATGTAGATTTGTCCCAGAATTCCCTGCGAGATCTGTCTCCTCTCGCATCCCTCACTCATCTGCTGAGTCTCCGTGCAGATCATAACCAGCTGGTGAGTGTTAGTGGACTAGGAGAGCTGCCTTACCTACAGCGAGCAAGCTTGGCGCAGAACCGGATTCTGAACCTTCAAGGAATTGCTCACCCAAGACTGGAGTCTCTCAATCTCATAG GTAATGAGCTGCGTTCCCTGGAGAGTCTGGACTGTTCCAGGCTGAATGGTCTGCACACACTGGAGCTGCGGGGGAATAAGCTGCAGAGCACGGCCGGCCTTTACCTGCCCAACCTGCGGGAGCTGTACCTG GCCCAGAATAACATAAAGACACTGGAAGGACTAGAGAACCTGATCCACCTTACCAGTCTACACCTGAGGGATAACCAGCTAGAGACTCTGGACGGCTTCTCACAAAACATGCTGGCTCTGCAGTATCTCAATCTGAG GGGTAACCTCATATCCAGGCTCCAAGAGGTGGAGAAGCTCAAGGTCTTGCCCATGCTGCGGGCACTGGTTCTGCGGGAGAACCCTTGCGAGGAGGAGGATGGTTACCGTCTGGAGACCCTGATTGCTCTGCCTCGACTAGAGAGACTCGATAAGGACTTTTTTGAGGAAGAAGAGAGGACGGAGGCCGAGGAGACACAAAAGTCGAGAATGGAGGATGGG aTTGCAGATTCGTAA